From Rhodococcus sp. B7740:
CTCATTGCTCGATCACCGACGAATCCGCTGAGGGACAAACGGATTCAGGACGCAACCGGTTCCGAGATCGGCGTCTGGAAGGACCACAGGTGACCCTCGAGATCACGAACGCCGTACTCCCTGACGCCGTAGGGCATGTCGGTGGGCGCGTAGTCGATTGCTGCGCCGGTTGCGGACACCCGTCCATGATGGGTGTCCACGTCGTCGATCAGGACAGCGAGCGAGGCGGTGACCATGCCGTTGGTCAGGGGCGACACCATCCGATGTTCAGGAGCCTCGCGGTGCAACCAGACAACACCGTCACCGGCGTGAACCTCGCCATGGACTGCTCGGTCGCCGTCGTATTCGATCGGTCCCGGTGAGAGTCCCAGAACGTCGACGAGGTAGGAATGGGCTGCCGCGATGTCTCGATAGACGAGCAAGGTGGTACGCCTGGTCACCGCCGGCTCGTCGGTCGACAGGCCCGACAGCAGGTCCAACAGGGCATCGTCTCCCGGCTGAGCGCCCTGCAGAAGCCGGTCCTCGACCGCCCGAACCCGTTCGCGCACCCGGGCGAGCTGTGCCATCCGATGGTCCAGGTCGGTCAGATGCTGCCGCGTCAGGTGCTGGAGGTCCATCGCTTCCGGATCGACATCGGCAAGCGGTGTACCCAATTCTCGGAGCAACCGAATTCGGTACAGCCGATCGAGGTCTCCCCCGCCGTACCGACGCCTGCCCCCGCCGTCTCGGTCGGGGGCCAGCAAACCCAGTTCCTCGTAGTACCGCAACGTACGTTCGGTGACGCCGGTTCGACGCGCGACGTCACCGATTCCCCAGGTGATCGGACCGTTGTTGTTCATGAATGAGACGGTAGAACCTCACGTCACGTCAGGAGCAAGCTCGACCGAAGTCGGTTCAGACATCTTCGAGTCGAATTCCCTTGGTTTCCTTCATGAAGAAGCACGCGACACCGGTCATCGCGGCCAGGAACATGATGTACACGCCGAACACCCAGCCCAGATCGAGGCCGAGGAACAGTTGGTTGAGATAGGGCGCAGTTCCGCCGAATACCGCCACCGAGAACGAATAGGCGAATCCGATTGCCTGCGTGCGGAGTCGGGTGGGAAAGCTCTCCGACAGTGTCGACGACAGGATCGAAGCCGGAACGGCGATGACGAGCAGTGCAACCGTCGACGGGAGCAGCAACGTCCACCACTGCGTCGAGATCATCATCGTCAGCGGGATCTGCAGAACGAACATCAGCACGGCGAAGGCGGCCAGCATCGGCCGACGACCGATCGAATCCGAGAGACGACCGAAGAACGGCAGCGACACCAACGCGATCAACTGAGCGATGACCAGCATCCAGTACGCGGTGTCGGGGTTCATCCCACGCTGTGTGATGGCGAACGTCGAGACGTAGGAGGTCCAGGTGTAGTGCGCCGCCGTGATTCCCGACGTCATTCCGATCATCAACACGATCGCCTTCACGACGGTCTTGCGTGCGATCGGGGCCTGCTTCACCTTGTTCTGTTCCGAATCGAAGACGTCGCTCTCGTCCATGTTCTTGCGCAGGTACAGAGCGAACAGCGCCAGGAGTGCACCCAGCAGGAACGGGATGCGCCAACCCCATTGACCGACAGCAGATTCGGACAGGGTCGAGGTGATGACGCCACCGACCGTGTATGCCAGTGCCGAGCCACCGAAGATCGCGACGAACGCGACGCTTCCCCACATGCCTCGACGGTTCGGTGGCGCGATCTCGCCGACGTAGGAGTAGGCCGTCGCCGACTCGCCGCCGTGCGCGAAACCCTGCATGACGCGGGCGAGCAGCAGCAGTACCGATGCCCAGGCCCCGATCGCTCCGTAAGTGGGCATGATGCCGATCAGCAGGCTTCCGGCTGCCATCATCAGCATGGTGGTGACGAGAACGAACTTGCGCCCCTTCTTGTCTGCGATCCGGCCGAACACGATGCCGCCGAGCGGCCGCATCAGGAATCCGACGGCGAACACCGCCAACGTCGACAGCAGGGCCGAGACCGGATCGCTCTGGCTGAACATCGCCGCGGCGATGAACGGCGCGAACACTGCGTAGGCGCTCCACTCGTACCATTCGAGTACGTTGCCGATCGTGCTGGCGAACAACGACTTCTTCCGCGAGGAGATGTCCGGTGTCGAGCGGGTGTCGCGGGGTGATCCGACGGTCATGGGGTGCCACTTTCGCTCGAGTGAGTCTGTGCTGAAACAGGTTTGAGTGCTGCGCGACGAATCTTCCCGGTCTGCGTCTTGGGCAGCTCGTCGATGATGTGGATTTCTTTCGGACGTTTGTAGGCAGCGAGCCGATCGCGCGCGAAGGCCATCAGCTCGTCCGTGGTCACGGCCGGACCACTGCGGACCGACACGTACGCGACCACCGATTCCCCTTGATAGGTGTCGGGACGACCGACCACGGCTGCCTCGAACACCATCGGGTGTTCGTAGAGGGCGTCCTCGACTTCTCGGGGCCAGACCTTGTATCCGGAGACGTTGATCTGGTCCTTGAGTCGGTCGACGAGATAGACCCAGCCCTGTTCGTCGATGATCGCTACGTCCCCGGTGTGCAGGCGACCTTCGGGCATCGTCGACGCCGACGCCTCCGGGTTCTGCCAGTACCCCGAGACCACCTGCGGACCGGACACTTCCAACTCGCCGGCTACTCCCGTTTCGGTGGGTAGCCCGGTGGGATCGAGTGTGCGCAACCGCACGCGAGGGAGAGGCAGTCCGACGGACAACGATCCACTCGACGCGTCCACCGGTGCCCGGAGTCCTGGCGGTACCGCGATCACGCCTGCGGTGGTCTCGGTCATTCCGTACGCGTTGTGGATGTAGCACCCGAACTTCGCCTCGAACGCCGAGACGGTGGCCGGCGGAATGGGTGCGCCGCCGGAGTACAGCGCCTTGACGGAGGCGAAATGTCTGCGGTCCGCGCCGGGGCTCTCGGAGATCGCGTTGAACACGGTGATGGATCCGATGGTGTAGGTGACTCGATGCTCGACGAAAGCGTCCAGTGTGACGCCTGCGTGGAAGCGGTGAGCGAACACGAGCACGCAGTCGCGCACCAGAGCCACAGCAGCATCGAGCATGGCCCCGGTGATGTGGAACAGCGGCGCGACGGCGAAGACGACGTCACCGTCCTCCGTACCCGCACGCTCACCGAAGTCCGAGGCCGTCGCGAACGCGTTGGCGTGCGAGATCCGAGCCCCCTTGGGCGGCCCCGTGGTTCCGGAGGTGTATGCCAACAGCGCAAGATCGTCCGGCTGCGGTGCGGTGTCGTCCAGCACTCGACCGCGGTAGGCCTCGACGAGGCCGAGCATGTCGTTCTCGGGTGTGGGCGTGACCCGCGTCGTCGCGGCGAACACTCGCGGATCGTTGCGAGTCTGCAGATCCAGTCCGCTGGTGCTCACGAAGAACCGAATCGTACTGCCTTGCAACGAAGTTTCGAGTTCGCCGAGATCGGACTCGTCGCACACGAGCGCTACGGGCTCCGCGTCGTCGAGCAGGTGTCGCAGTTCTCGATTGCGGTACATCGGATTCAGGATCAGAGCTACGGCACCGATCTTCCATAGCGCCAAGAACGTCAGTGCGTAGTGCGGAACGTTCTGCAGGTAGATGCCGACGCGGTCGCCGGGATTCACTCCGCGGTCCGCGAACGCGGCAGCGAGAGCGTCGGAGGCCTCGTCGACCTCGCGGGCGGTGAGAACGGCATCGAAGTACGCCAATGCAGGCCGGTCGGGCGACCGAAACACCCGGGCGCGCCAGGCATCGAGGATGGTGAGGGGCATCGAGGACTCTTTCGATCGAACGTTGGCCTGACCGAGATCGACCGACCGAACACTCGCTCGGTCGATACTCGGTAGTGTTACGGATCACAACAGAAGTGTCAACCGGGTGCTTCCGGGACCACACCTGCCGCCGGGCCATCTACGGTGGGCGCATGACCGCGACATCCACCTGGCGAACGTACGAGGGCTCGAACCTCTCCCCTGCCTTGTCGTCGGCGTTGAAGACGTTCGTGGAACAGGGCTACCACGGAACATCGGTGCGGCAGATCGCAGCAGAAGCCGGACTGTCGGTTCCCGGGCTCTACCACCACTTTCCGTCGAAGCAGGCTCTTCTGGTGGGCATCATGGACGCGGCGATGGACGAGCTGTTGGAACGAACTCGATCGGCCGAGGCCGGTGCCGGTACGTCGCCGAGTGACCGTTTCGACGCCGTCGTCGAATCGCTACTGCTGTTCCACATTCACAGGCGCGACGCCGCATTCGTGTGCTCGACGGAAATCCGCAGCCTGGATCCCGGGAACCGCTCCGCCTACATTGCCAAACGGGACGAGGAGCAGCGACTGCTCGACGCGATCGTCGCCGCCGGTGTCGATGCGGGCCTGTTCGACACACCGCACCCGAGGGACGCCAGTCGAGCCGTGACGACGATGTGTGTCGGCGTAGCGACGTGGTATCGACCGGACGGGCCGTCGACTCCGAGCGAGCTGGTGGCGGTCTATCTCGACATCGCCCGTCGCACGGTGGGTGCCACGACCGGCGGGCACCGATAGCTACCCGGGGATCCTTGACCCGACCGACCGATTGTGCCAATCTTCCAGTGACCGAGCGAGTGTTCGGTCGGTATCGGAATGGGAGCGCATCGTGGCCAT
This genomic window contains:
- a CDS encoding MerR family transcriptional regulator; this encodes MNNNGPITWGIGDVARRTGVTERTLRYYEELGLLAPDRDGGGRRRYGGGDLDRLYRIRLLRELGTPLADVDPEAMDLQHLTRQHLTDLDHRMAQLARVRERVRAVEDRLLQGAQPGDDALLDLLSGLSTDEPAVTRRTTLLVYRDIAAAHSYLVDVLGLSPGPIEYDGDRAVHGEVHAGDGVVWLHREAPEHRMVSPLTNGMVTASLAVLIDDVDTHHGRVSATGAAIDYAPTDMPYGVREYGVRDLEGHLWSFQTPISEPVAS
- a CDS encoding MFS transporter; its protein translation is MTVGSPRDTRSTPDISSRKKSLFASTIGNVLEWYEWSAYAVFAPFIAAAMFSQSDPVSALLSTLAVFAVGFLMRPLGGIVFGRIADKKGRKFVLVTTMLMMAAGSLLIGIMPTYGAIGAWASVLLLLARVMQGFAHGGESATAYSYVGEIAPPNRRGMWGSVAFVAIFGGSALAYTVGGVITSTLSESAVGQWGWRIPFLLGALLALFALYLRKNMDESDVFDSEQNKVKQAPIARKTVVKAIVLMIGMTSGITAAHYTWTSYVSTFAITQRGMNPDTAYWMLVIAQLIALVSLPFFGRLSDSIGRRPMLAAFAVLMFVLQIPLTMMISTQWWTLLLPSTVALLVIAVPASILSSTLSESFPTRLRTQAIGFAYSFSVAVFGGTAPYLNQLFLGLDLGWVFGVYIMFLAAMTGVACFFMKETKGIRLEDV
- a CDS encoding class I adenylate-forming enzyme family protein; the protein is MPLTILDAWRARVFRSPDRPALAYFDAVLTAREVDEASDALAAAFADRGVNPGDRVGIYLQNVPHYALTFLALWKIGAVALILNPMYRNRELRHLLDDAEPVALVCDESDLGELETSLQGSTIRFFVSTSGLDLQTRNDPRVFAATTRVTPTPENDMLGLVEAYRGRVLDDTAPQPDDLALLAYTSGTTGPPKGARISHANAFATASDFGERAGTEDGDVVFAVAPLFHITGAMLDAAVALVRDCVLVFAHRFHAGVTLDAFVEHRVTYTIGSITVFNAISESPGADRRHFASVKALYSGGAPIPPATVSAFEAKFGCYIHNAYGMTETTAGVIAVPPGLRAPVDASSGSLSVGLPLPRVRLRTLDPTGLPTETGVAGELEVSGPQVVSGYWQNPEASASTMPEGRLHTGDVAIIDEQGWVYLVDRLKDQINVSGYKVWPREVEDALYEHPMVFEAAVVGRPDTYQGESVVAYVSVRSGPAVTTDELMAFARDRLAAYKRPKEIHIIDELPKTQTGKIRRAALKPVSAQTHSSESGTP
- a CDS encoding TetR/AcrR family transcriptional regulator, translating into MTATSTWRTYEGSNLSPALSSALKTFVEQGYHGTSVRQIAAEAGLSVPGLYHHFPSKQALLVGIMDAAMDELLERTRSAEAGAGTSPSDRFDAVVESLLLFHIHRRDAAFVCSTEIRSLDPGNRSAYIAKRDEEQRLLDAIVAAGVDAGLFDTPHPRDASRAVTTMCVGVATWYRPDGPSTPSELVAVYLDIARRTVGATTGGHR